One window of the Bradyrhizobium sp. NP1 genome contains the following:
- a CDS encoding S41 family peptidase, with the protein MMRKTSVILLSAATGAALTLFVTQPRAVLMGSSARAATSDTYRQLNLFGDVFERVRSDYVEKPDDSKLVESAISGMLAGLDPHSSYMDAKSFRDMQVQTRGEFGGLGIEVTMEDGLIKVVSPIDDTPASKAGIMANDIITMLDDEQVQGLTLNQAVEKMRGPVNTKIKLKIVRKGQDNPIDVTLVRDNIRVRSVRARVEADDIAYIRITTFNEQTTEGLKKEVANLSSQIGDKLKGYIIDLRNNPGGLLEEAVTVSDAFLERGEIVSTRGRNAEETQRRSAHPGDLTKGKPVIVLINGGSASASEIVAGALQDHKRATLVGTRSFGKGSVQTIIPLGSGNGALRLTTARYYTPSGRSIQAKGIVPDIEVLQDVPEELKARTDTKGEASLRGHLKSDGDEKTGSQSYVPPDAKDDKALKMADDLLHGIKASASTPTPATPATGDKAQVDKPANKAAN; encoded by the coding sequence ATGATGCGCAAGACTTCAGTAATCCTCCTTAGCGCCGCCACCGGCGCGGCATTGACGCTCTTCGTGACCCAGCCGCGCGCCGTGCTGATGGGTTCGAGCGCGCGCGCCGCGACCTCCGACACCTACCGTCAGCTCAATCTGTTCGGCGACGTGTTCGAACGGGTGCGCAGCGACTATGTCGAGAAGCCCGACGATTCGAAGCTGGTGGAGTCCGCGATCTCCGGCATGCTGGCCGGCCTCGACCCGCATTCGAGCTACATGGACGCCAAGAGCTTCCGCGACATGCAGGTGCAGACCCGCGGCGAGTTCGGCGGGCTGGGCATCGAGGTCACGATGGAAGACGGCCTGATCAAGGTCGTCTCGCCGATCGACGACACGCCCGCCTCCAAGGCCGGCATCATGGCCAACGACATCATCACCATGCTGGATGACGAGCAGGTGCAGGGCCTGACGCTGAACCAGGCCGTCGAGAAGATGCGCGGGCCGGTCAACACCAAGATCAAGCTGAAGATCGTCCGCAAGGGCCAGGACAACCCGATCGACGTCACGCTGGTGCGCGACAACATCCGCGTCCGTTCGGTGCGCGCGCGCGTCGAGGCCGACGACATCGCCTATATCCGCATCACCACCTTCAACGAGCAGACCACCGAGGGCCTGAAGAAGGAGGTCGCCAATCTCTCGAGCCAGATCGGCGACAAGCTGAAGGGCTACATCATCGATCTCCGCAACAATCCCGGCGGCCTGCTCGAAGAGGCCGTCACGGTCTCCGACGCCTTCCTGGAGCGCGGCGAGATCGTCTCGACCCGCGGCCGCAACGCCGAGGAAACCCAGCGCCGCTCCGCCCATCCGGGCGACCTGACCAAGGGCAAGCCGGTCATCGTGCTGATCAATGGCGGCTCGGCCTCGGCGTCGGAAATCGTCGCCGGCGCGCTGCAGGACCACAAGCGCGCCACCCTGGTCGGCACGCGCTCGTTCGGCAAGGGCTCGGTGCAGACCATCATCCCGCTCGGCAGCGGCAACGGCGCGCTGCGGCTGACCACGGCACGCTACTACACGCCGTCCGGCCGCTCGATCCAGGCCAAGGGCATCGTGCCCGACATCGAGGTGCTGCAGGACGTGCCGGAAGAGCTGAAGGCGCGCACCGACACCAAGGGCGAGGCCTCGCTGCGCGGCCACCTGAAGTCCGATGGCGACGAGAAGACCGGCTCGCAATCCTACGTGCCGCCGGATGCCAAGGACGACAAGGCGCTGAAGATGGCCGACGACCTCCTGCACGGCATCAAGGCGAGCGCTTCGACGCCGACCCCCGCGACGCCGGCAACCGGTGACAAGGCGCAGGTCGACAAGCCCGCCAACAAGGCGGCCAACTGA
- a CDS encoding peptidoglycan DD-metalloendopeptidase family protein: protein MGRLACAAFPALLLTTVPLAAVTSQAAAQNATPTAAPASAISPDVIRQREQELEAARLQQKNAAEAQAKFKAEIAAVGQDRSKFNQQLIDVAAQVRGVETRISDAEARLRVLDGREQQARTALEARRSEIVEVLAALQRAGRRTPPALLVRPEDALQSLRTAMLLGAVVPELRTRAEKLAADLGELIGLRKTIAAERDRLATDRDKLQSDQTRLAALVDERQRQQAGIEKDLDTEATRAVALSKQVDNLQGLIAKMEQDLKSAARAAATASLKGAPAAVDGKPNMAAFKDPARKSPAIAFASAKGLFALPVNGTRLRDFGNSDGAGGIEKGISLATKPGAQVTTPCDGWVVYAGPFRSYGQLLILNAGGGYHVLIAGMERISVSIGQFVLAGEPVATMGTTSQVASILAANASQPVLYVEFRKDGTPIDPGPWWAANEGEKVRG from the coding sequence ATGGGCCGGCTTGCTTGCGCTGCGTTTCCCGCTCTCCTGCTGACCACGGTCCCCCTCGCTGCCGTCACCTCACAGGCCGCCGCACAAAACGCGACGCCCACCGCCGCGCCCGCGTCCGCCATTTCGCCTGACGTGATCCGCCAGCGCGAGCAGGAGCTCGAGGCCGCGCGGCTGCAGCAGAAGAACGCCGCCGAGGCGCAGGCCAAGTTCAAGGCCGAGATCGCCGCGGTCGGGCAGGACCGCAGCAAGTTCAACCAGCAATTGATCGACGTCGCGGCCCAGGTGCGCGGCGTCGAGACCCGGATCAGCGACGCCGAGGCGCGCCTGCGCGTCCTCGACGGGCGCGAGCAGCAGGCGCGAACCGCGCTGGAGGCGCGCCGCTCCGAGATCGTGGAGGTGCTGGCGGCGCTGCAGCGTGCCGGCCGCCGCACCCCGCCGGCGCTCCTGGTACGCCCCGAGGATGCGCTGCAATCGCTACGCACCGCGATGCTGCTCGGGGCCGTGGTTCCGGAGCTGCGCACGCGCGCTGAGAAGCTTGCCGCCGACCTCGGCGAACTGATCGGCCTGCGCAAGACCATCGCCGCCGAGCGCGACCGCCTGGCAACCGACCGTGACAAGCTGCAGAGCGACCAGACCCGGCTCGCCGCGCTGGTTGACGAGCGGCAGCGTCAGCAGGCCGGCATTGAAAAGGATCTCGATACGGAAGCCACGCGCGCGGTGGCGCTGTCGAAGCAGGTCGACAATCTGCAGGGCCTGATCGCCAAGATGGAGCAGGACCTGAAGAGCGCCGCGCGGGCGGCGGCGACCGCAAGCCTCAAGGGGGCGCCGGCCGCCGTCGACGGCAAGCCGAACATGGCGGCCTTCAAGGACCCCGCCCGTAAAAGCCCGGCGATTGCCTTTGCCTCCGCCAAGGGCTTATTTGCACTGCCGGTTAACGGCACCAGGCTGCGGGATTTCGGCAATTCCGACGGCGCGGGCGGCATAGAAAAAGGCATTTCTTTGGCAACGAAACCCGGTGCGCAGGTCACAACACCTTGTGACGGCTGGGTTGTTTACGCCGGTCCATTCCGGAGCTATGGACAACTCTTGATCCTCAATGCCGGGGGCGGGTATCATGTGCTGATCGCCGGGATGGAGCGCATTTCGGTCAGCATCGGTCAATTCGTGCTTGCTGGGGAGCCGGTGGCGACCATGGGGACGACCTCTCAGGTTGCGTCTATTCTCGCGGCTAATGCGAGCCAGCCAGTGCTCTATGTCGAGTTCCGTAAGGACGGCACTCCAATCGATCCAGGCCCATGGTGGGCCGCAAATGAAGGCGAGAAGGTTCGCGGATGA
- the rlmH gene encoding 23S rRNA (pseudouridine(1915)-N(3))-methyltransferase RlmH has product MRIVVIAIGRLKQGPERELADRYRERFEEIGRKLGFRGLEIHEIAESRARDAATRMTEEATAIAAAIPEKSVLVTLDERGENVDSAAFSRYLARWRDGGTNNAIFAIGGADGLSPELRRRASLTIAFGAATWPHQMVRVMLFEQLYRAATILAGHPYHRA; this is encoded by the coding sequence GTGCGCATCGTCGTCATCGCCATCGGCCGGTTGAAACAGGGTCCCGAACGGGAGCTCGCCGATCGCTATCGCGAGCGCTTCGAAGAGATCGGCCGCAAGCTCGGCTTTCGCGGCCTGGAGATTCATGAAATTGCGGAAAGCCGCGCGCGCGACGCGGCGACGCGGATGACCGAAGAAGCCACGGCAATCGCGGCGGCGATCCCGGAGAAATCGGTGCTGGTGACGCTCGACGAGCGCGGCGAGAACGTCGACAGCGCAGCATTTTCCCGCTATCTCGCCCGCTGGCGCGACGGCGGGACCAATAACGCGATTTTCGCCATTGGCGGCGCGGACGGACTTTCGCCCGAATTGCGGCGTAGGGCGAGCCTCACCATCGCCTTCGGCGCGGCGACCTGGCCGCACCAGATGGTGCGCGTCATGCTTTTTGAACAGCTATATCGGGCCGCGACCATCCTCGCCGGCCATCCCTATCACCGCGCCTAG
- the rsfS gene encoding ribosome silencing factor has translation MKAQPDADKTLNMILSRLEDMKAEETVTIDLRGKSAFSDYMIITTGRANRHVGAIAENVTKTLKENGIKSLHVEGLPNCDWVLIDSGDVIVHVFRPEVREFYNLERLWTQGPTAAKAN, from the coding sequence TTGAAGGCGCAACCCGACGCCGACAAGACGCTGAATATGATCCTCTCCCGCCTCGAAGATATGAAGGCGGAAGAAACGGTCACCATCGACCTTCGCGGCAAATCGGCATTTTCCGACTACATGATCATCACCACGGGCCGGGCCAACCGGCACGTCGGCGCGATCGCGGAAAACGTCACCAAGACGCTGAAGGAAAACGGCATCAAGAGCCTCCATGTCGAGGGCTTGCCCAACTGCGACTGGGTGCTGATCGATTCCGGCGACGTGATCGTGCACGTGTTCAGACCCGAGGTCCGCGAATTCTACAACCTCGAGAGGTTGTGGACTCAAGGCCCGACCGCGGCGAAGGCGAACTAG
- a CDS encoding nicotinate-nucleotide adenylyltransferase — translation MRIGLLGGSFNPPHLAHRAISLFALKRLRLDRVWWLVTPGNPLKDNGALHELQARSDAAHALADDPRIDVTCLESVIGTRYTVDTVNYLRRRLSGLRFVWIMGADNLAQFHRWQHWQRIAGQMPIAVIDRPPQSFRALAAPAAQALAPYRIPENEAGRLADLPPPAWVFLTGLKMNLSSSGLRNPDGSWRTGS, via the coding sequence ATGCGCATCGGGCTGCTCGGCGGCTCGTTCAACCCGCCGCACCTCGCCCACCGCGCCATCAGCCTGTTCGCGCTCAAGCGGCTGAGGCTCGACCGCGTGTGGTGGCTGGTCACCCCCGGCAATCCGCTCAAGGACAACGGCGCGCTGCACGAGTTGCAGGCGCGCAGCGATGCCGCCCACGCGCTCGCGGACGATCCGCGGATCGACGTGACCTGTCTCGAATCCGTCATCGGAACCCGCTACACTGTCGACACGGTCAACTATTTGCGCCGGCGTCTTTCGGGCCTGCGCTTCGTATGGATCATGGGCGCCGACAACCTCGCGCAATTCCATCGCTGGCAGCATTGGCAGCGCATCGCCGGCCAGATGCCGATCGCCGTGATCGATCGCCCGCCGCAAAGTTTCCGCGCTCTCGCCGCACCTGCGGCGCAGGCGCTCGCGCCCTACCGCATCCCCGAGAACGAGGCCGGGCGGCTTGCCGATTTGCCTCCGCCGGCCTGGGTATTCCTCACCGGATTGAAAATGAACCTGTCGTCGTCAGGCCTGCGGAACCCGGACGGGAGCTGGCGCACGGGCAGCTGA
- a CDS encoding glutamate-5-semialdehyde dehydrogenase: MTAPLKAIEGDADLTALMTELATNARAAARVLSLAPPEQKDRALQAMERAIRQHADAILAANAEDVAEARAAGTTGALIDRLTLTPARIDAMADGIATVREIPDPVGVVTASWQRPNGMTIERVRVPLGVVAVIFESRPNVAADAGVLCLKSGNAVILRGGSDSFRSCRAIHQCLAQGLREAGLPEASITLVPTRDRAAVGLLLTGLNGAIDVIVPRGGKSLVARVEAEARVPVFAHLEGVNHVYVDRSADLDMAKSIVLNAKMRRTGVCGAAETLLVDRAGADSNLKPLIDMLIDAGCEVRGDEAAQRADTRVKPAAEEDWDTEYLDAIIAARVVDGVDAAIAHIRDHGSHHTDAIVAKDAKAAQKFLNEVDSAIVLHNASTQFADGGEFGFGAEIGIATGKFHARGPVGAEQLTSFKYRVHGTGQTRP, encoded by the coding sequence ATGACCGCGCCCCTGAAGGCCATTGAAGGCGATGCCGACCTGACGGCCCTGATGACCGAGCTCGCGACGAACGCGCGCGCCGCCGCACGGGTGCTGTCGCTCGCCCCGCCCGAGCAGAAGGACCGGGCGCTGCAAGCCATGGAGCGCGCGATCCGACAGCATGCGGACGCGATCCTCGCAGCCAATGCCGAGGATGTCGCCGAGGCGCGCGCCGCCGGCACCACTGGCGCCCTCATCGATCGCCTGACGCTGACGCCGGCACGGATCGATGCGATGGCCGACGGCATCGCAACCGTGCGCGAAATCCCCGATCCGGTCGGCGTCGTCACCGCGAGCTGGCAGCGCCCCAACGGCATGACCATCGAGCGCGTCCGTGTGCCGCTCGGCGTGGTCGCGGTGATCTTCGAAAGCCGCCCCAATGTCGCGGCCGATGCCGGCGTGCTGTGCCTGAAATCCGGCAACGCCGTGATCCTGCGCGGCGGCTCCGACAGCTTCCGCTCCTGCCGCGCGATCCATCAATGCCTGGCGCAGGGCCTGCGCGAAGCGGGCCTGCCCGAAGCTTCCATCACCCTGGTTCCGACTCGCGACCGCGCGGCGGTGGGGCTCTTGCTGACCGGACTGAACGGTGCGATCGACGTGATCGTGCCGCGCGGCGGCAAGAGCCTCGTCGCCCGCGTCGAGGCGGAAGCGCGCGTGCCGGTGTTCGCGCATCTCGAGGGCGTCAACCACGTCTATGTCGACCGCTCCGCCGATCTCGACATGGCGAAGTCGATCGTGCTGAACGCCAAGATGCGGCGCACCGGCGTCTGCGGCGCGGCCGAAACGCTGCTGGTCGACCGCGCGGGCGCCGACAGCAATCTCAAGCCGCTGATCGACATGCTGATCGACGCGGGCTGCGAGGTGCGCGGCGACGAGGCCGCGCAGCGCGCCGATACGCGCGTCAAGCCGGCAGCCGAGGAAGACTGGGACACGGAATATCTCGATGCCATCATCGCGGCGCGCGTCGTCGACGGCGTCGATGCGGCCATCGCCCATATCCGCGACCACGGCTCGCACCACACCGACGCGATCGTGGCGAAAGACGCCAAGGCTGCACAAAAATTCCTCAACGAGGTGGATTCCGCGATCGTGCTGCACAACGCCTCGACGCAGTTCGCAGATGGCGGCGAGTTCGGCTTCGGCGCCGAGATCGGCATCGCCACCGGCAAATTCCACGCCCGCGGCCCGGTCGGCGCCGAGCAACTGACGAGCTTCAAATACCGCGTTCACGGCACCGGACAGACGCGTCCGTGA
- the proB gene encoding glutamate 5-kinase: protein MARPSLKKFRRIVVKVGSSLLIDSQAGDVRSSWLAALADDIAELHREGREVLIVSSGSIALGRSRLKLPRGALKLEESQGAAAVGQIALARIWSEVLGARGIGAGQILVTLQDTEERRRYLNARSTIAKLLEWRAVPVINENDTVATTEIRYGDNDRLAARVATMASADLLILLSDIDGLYDAPPGSNPDAKLVPVVESITAGIEAMAGEAESELSRGGMRTKIEAAKIATTGGTHMLIASGKIEHPLRAIAGGGRCTWFLTPANPVTARKRWIAGSLEPKGTLTIDAGAVSALRAGKSLLPAGVIRVEGQFARGDAVVVRGPDTHEVGRGLVAYDAEDAEKIKGRSSPDVMAILGISGRAEMIHRDDLVIGPRHTKAG, encoded by the coding sequence ATGGCCCGTCCTTCGCTCAAGAAATTCCGCCGCATCGTCGTCAAGGTCGGCTCCTCGCTGTTGATCGATTCGCAGGCCGGCGACGTGCGCTCGTCCTGGCTCGCCGCGCTCGCCGACGACATCGCCGAATTGCACCGCGAGGGCCGCGAGGTCTTGATCGTCTCCTCCGGCTCGATCGCGCTCGGCCGCAGCCGCCTCAAGCTGCCGCGCGGCGCCCTGAAGCTGGAAGAGAGCCAGGGCGCGGCCGCCGTCGGACAGATCGCGCTGGCGCGGATCTGGTCGGAAGTGCTGGGTGCCCGCGGCATCGGCGCGGGCCAGATCCTGGTGACGCTGCAGGACACCGAGGAGCGCCGCCGCTATCTCAACGCGCGCTCGACCATCGCCAAGCTTCTGGAGTGGCGCGCGGTGCCCGTGATCAACGAGAACGACACGGTCGCCACCACCGAAATCCGCTATGGCGACAACGACCGGCTTGCCGCCCGCGTCGCCACCATGGCGAGCGCCGACCTCTTGATCCTGCTCTCCGACATCGACGGGCTCTACGACGCCCCGCCCGGAAGCAATCCCGATGCGAAGCTGGTGCCGGTGGTCGAAAGCATCACCGCCGGGATCGAGGCGATGGCGGGCGAGGCGGAATCCGAATTGTCGCGTGGCGGCATGCGCACCAAGATCGAGGCGGCGAAGATCGCGACCACCGGCGGCACGCATATGCTGATCGCCTCGGGCAAGATCGAGCATCCGTTGAGGGCGATCGCCGGCGGCGGACGCTGCACCTGGTTCCTGACCCCCGCAAACCCCGTGACGGCGCGAAAGCGCTGGATCGCGGGCTCGCTGGAGCCGAAGGGCACGCTGACCATCGATGCCGGCGCGGTCTCGGCACTGCGCGCGGGCAAAAGCCTGCTGCCGGCCGGCGTGATCCGCGTCGAGGGCCAGTTCGCCCGCGGCGATGCTGTGGTGGTGCGCGGCCCCGACACCCACGAGGTCGGACGCGGCCTCGTCGCCTACGACGCCGAGGACGCCGAGAAGATCAAGGGCCGATCCTCGCCGGACGTGATGGCGATCCTCGGCATTTCCGGCCGCGCCGAGATGATCCACCGCGATGACCTCGTGATCGGTCCGCGCCACACCAAGGCGGGGTAA
- the obgE gene encoding GTPase ObgE: protein MKFLDEAKVYVRSGDGGNGCVAFRREKFIEFGGPSGGNGGRGGDVVIEAVDGLNTLIDYRYQQHFKAEKGVNGMGKDRHGANGKPVVLKVPVGTQVFDEDRETLIHDFTKLGEKFVLASGGNGGFGNAHFKSSTNRAPRHANPGQPGDERWIWLRLKLIADAGLVGLPNAGKSTFLSKVSAAKPKIADYPFTTLHPQLGVVNVDGREFVLADIPGLIEGAHEGAGLGDRFLGHVERCRVLLHLVDATTEHAGKAYKTVRTELEAYGGQLADKIEIVALNKIDAVDAETLKKQKERLKRAAKKTPLLVSGATGEGVKEALRALVQVIGEAPVTAKAKGSDEPWAPATP, encoded by the coding sequence ATGAAATTCCTCGACGAAGCCAAGGTCTATGTCCGCTCCGGCGACGGCGGCAACGGCTGCGTCGCGTTCCGGCGCGAGAAGTTCATCGAGTTCGGCGGCCCTTCCGGCGGCAATGGCGGACGCGGCGGCGACGTCGTCATCGAGGCGGTCGACGGGCTGAACACGCTGATCGACTACCGCTACCAGCAGCACTTCAAGGCCGAGAAGGGCGTCAACGGCATGGGCAAGGACCGCCATGGCGCCAATGGCAAGCCGGTGGTGCTGAAGGTGCCTGTCGGCACGCAGGTGTTCGACGAGGACAGGGAGACGCTGATCCACGACTTCACCAAGCTCGGCGAGAAGTTCGTGCTCGCATCAGGCGGCAATGGCGGCTTCGGCAATGCGCATTTCAAGTCCTCGACCAACCGCGCGCCACGCCATGCCAATCCCGGGCAGCCGGGCGATGAGCGCTGGATCTGGCTGCGGCTGAAGCTGATCGCCGACGCCGGTCTCGTTGGCCTGCCGAACGCCGGCAAATCCACCTTCCTCAGCAAGGTCAGCGCGGCCAAGCCGAAGATCGCTGACTACCCCTTCACCACGCTGCATCCGCAGCTTGGCGTGGTGAATGTGGACGGGCGCGAATTCGTGCTCGCCGACATCCCCGGCCTGATCGAGGGCGCGCATGAGGGCGCAGGGCTCGGCGACCGCTTCCTCGGCCATGTCGAGCGCTGCCGCGTGCTGCTGCATCTCGTCGATGCGACGACCGAACATGCCGGAAAGGCCTACAAGACGGTGCGGACCGAGCTCGAGGCCTATGGCGGCCAGCTTGCCGACAAAATCGAGATCGTCGCGCTCAACAAGATCGACGCGGTCGACGCCGAGACGCTGAAGAAGCAGAAGGAGCGCCTGAAACGCGCCGCGAAGAAGACGCCGCTGCTGGTGTCGGGCGCGACCGGTGAAGGCGTCAAGGAAGCCCTGCGCGCGCTGGTGCAGGTGATCGGCGAGGCTCCCGTCACGGCCAAGGCGAAGGGCAGCGACGAACCGTGGGCGCCGGCCACGCCGTGA
- a CDS encoding ABC transporter substrate-binding protein, which translates to MERRAVLRLVGGAALWPHLAHADPRPHRIAFAHSGIAADSLTESGGPFWVRRFYETLRKLGDVEGGNLVVERFSAEGHSERFVPVVAEVVGRKPDVIVANLNDFVKTFMAATTSIPIVAITGDPIATGMVTSLARPGGNLTGVSINAGIEIYAKRLQLLREAVPSAAHIGHLLSGSWDNGGAALGEAAVRLGIPVTPFFMPVVNEAELGRTFADIAQQKIDGIVVDEGGSFLALRAMIVALAAKHRVPVIYPYRDYVDEGGLMAFAPDLGELAERMASDVHQIFNGTKAGDIPFYQPSKFQLLFNLKTAKAIGLDLSANLIARADEVIE; encoded by the coding sequence ATGGAGCGGCGCGCGGTTCTCCGGCTTGTCGGCGGCGCGGCGTTATGGCCGCATCTGGCGCACGCCGATCCGCGGCCGCATCGGATCGCCTTCGCGCATTCCGGCATTGCCGCCGACAGCCTGACCGAGAGCGGCGGGCCATTCTGGGTGCGGCGCTTCTACGAGACCCTGCGCAAGCTCGGCGACGTCGAGGGCGGCAACCTGGTCGTCGAGCGGTTTTCGGCGGAGGGGCATTCCGAGCGCTTCGTGCCGGTTGTGGCCGAGGTCGTCGGCCGCAAGCCCGACGTGATCGTCGCCAACCTCAACGATTTCGTCAAAACCTTCATGGCGGCGACCACCAGCATCCCGATCGTTGCAATCACCGGCGATCCCATTGCGACCGGCATGGTGACGAGCCTGGCGCGGCCCGGCGGCAATCTGACCGGTGTCAGCATCAACGCGGGAATCGAAATCTATGCCAAGCGGCTGCAGCTTCTCAGAGAGGCCGTGCCTTCGGCTGCGCACATCGGCCACCTGCTGTCGGGCTCATGGGACAATGGCGGCGCCGCGCTCGGCGAGGCGGCGGTGCGTCTCGGCATACCGGTGACGCCGTTCTTCATGCCGGTCGTGAACGAAGCGGAGCTCGGCCGCACCTTCGCCGACATCGCGCAGCAAAAGATCGACGGCATCGTTGTCGATGAGGGCGGCAGCTTCCTCGCGCTGCGCGCCATGATCGTGGCACTCGCGGCCAAACACCGCGTCCCGGTCATCTACCCCTATCGCGACTATGTGGATGAGGGCGGGCTGATGGCGTTCGCGCCCGACCTCGGCGAGCTTGCCGAACGCATGGCGAGCGACGTGCACCAGATCTTCAACGGCACGAAGGCCGGCGACATCCCGTTCTATCAGCCGAGCAAATTCCAGCTTCTCTTCAACCTGAAGACGGCGAAGGCGATCGGCCTCGACCTCTCTGCCAACCTGATTGCGCGCGCCGACGAGGTGATCGAATGA
- a CDS encoding MaoC family dehydratase yields MTQFDPSTHRMVAKQRWFEDFVLGERFTIPSRTMTPAIFAAFQTASGDTHPVHYDVEYCRARGMPNLLAHGFQTLIHTAPGAGLFPFLVEESLVGFLEQSSRFLKPVYADDTIYPALEVSELVPGRTTGVVALRSTVFNQRRELVLEGLQKFLIRRRPG; encoded by the coding sequence ATGACCCAATTCGATCCATCCACGCATCGCATGGTGGCCAAGCAGCGCTGGTTCGAGGATTTCGTGCTCGGCGAGCGCTTCACCATTCCGAGCCGCACCATGACACCGGCGATATTCGCCGCGTTCCAGACCGCGAGCGGCGACACCCATCCGGTGCATTACGACGTCGAATATTGCCGCGCCCGCGGCATGCCGAACCTGCTCGCCCACGGTTTCCAGACGCTGATCCACACCGCACCCGGCGCCGGGCTGTTTCCTTTCCTGGTCGAGGAATCGCTGGTCGGCTTCCTCGAACAGTCGAGCCGTTTCCTGAAACCCGTCTATGCCGACGACACGATCTATCCGGCACTCGAGGTCAGCGAACTCGTGCCCGGCCGCACGACCGGGGTCGTCGCCCTGCGCAGCACCGTGTTCAACCAGCGCCGCGAGCTGGTGCTGGAGGGATTGCAGAAATTCCTGATCCGCAGAAGACCTGGCTAG
- a CDS encoding DMT family transporter: MSLLAKFSAGADDRSARLAGIGLMLLAIFMFCMGDAIGKFMVATYSVGQLLLLRACAAFAVLSPIIWRQRAQFRNLERPRLQLLRVLLSSLEVAAFFLATVYLPLADVTTYYLACPIFVTALSAIVLRERVGWRRWSAILIGFCGVLIALRPSTQTISWPALIALGGSFSFSVLLLITRSLRATPDVVMASAQFAGTFLLGAVMAPFGWVTPDAGSLALFALAGCIAVGALLCVNRSLKLAPASVVVPYQYSMIVWAVLFGFAVFGDVPSPATIAGAAIIIGAGLYIFLRERSMGREDTGVSAPG; encoded by the coding sequence ATGAGCCTCCTAGCCAAATTTTCCGCCGGCGCCGACGACCGCTCCGCCCGCCTTGCCGGCATCGGCCTGATGCTGCTCGCGATCTTCATGTTCTGCATGGGCGACGCGATCGGAAAATTCATGGTCGCGACCTATTCGGTGGGGCAATTGCTGCTGTTGCGCGCCTGCGCCGCCTTTGCCGTGCTGTCGCCGATCATCTGGCGTCAGCGCGCGCAATTCCGCAATCTCGAGCGGCCGCGCCTGCAGCTCCTGCGCGTGCTGTTGTCCTCGCTCGAGGTCGCGGCGTTCTTCCTCGCCACCGTCTATCTGCCGCTTGCCGACGTCACCACCTATTACCTCGCCTGCCCGATCTTCGTCACCGCGCTGTCGGCGATCGTGCTGCGCGAGCGCGTCGGCTGGCGGCGCTGGAGCGCGATCCTGATCGGCTTCTGCGGTGTGCTGATCGCGCTGCGACCCTCGACCCAGACGATAAGCTGGCCGGCGCTGATCGCGCTCGGCGGCAGCTTTTCATTTTCCGTGTTGTTGCTGATCACGCGCTCGCTGCGCGCGACCCCCGATGTGGTGATGGCCTCGGCGCAATTCGCCGGCACCTTCCTGCTCGGCGCGGTGATGGCGCCGTTCGGCTGGGTCACGCCCGACGCGGGCAGCCTCGCGCTGTTCGCGCTCGCCGGCTGCATCGCGGTCGGCGCGCTGCTCTGCGTCAACCGCTCGCTGAAGCTCGCGCCGGCGAGCGTCGTCGTTCCCTATCAATATTCGATGATCGTGTGGGCGGTCCTGTTCGGCTTCGCGGTGTTCGGCGACGTGCCGTCACCCGCCACCATTGCCGGCGCCGCCATCATCATCGGCGCCGGGCTCTACATCTTCCTGCGTGAGCGCAGCATGGGACGCGAGGACACCGGCGTCAGCGCGCCGGGGTAA
- a CDS encoding GNAT family N-acetyltransferase, whose protein sequence is MLQDISPPTLHEASSCVLETDRLTLRRPTLADVKAITRLANDRRIAENTRRLPHPYHQDHAVEFVRATAADRREIAFLIESNHMPLGMVGINWREADIAELGYWLGVEHWGQGFGTEAARAVIDYYFEEFDVDQLHAGARVSNPGSRNILEKCGFQWTGVELHRFEALGSSSPVDRFRLSRGVWSSLKNWTSSTRKAR, encoded by the coding sequence ATGCTGCAGGATATCTCACCCCCGACCTTGCACGAGGCAAGTAGCTGCGTCCTCGAGACCGACCGGCTGACGTTGCGTCGGCCGACGCTCGCGGACGTAAAAGCGATCACGCGGCTCGCCAACGATCGCCGCATCGCGGAGAATACGCGCCGCCTGCCGCATCCCTACCACCAGGATCATGCGGTTGAATTCGTGCGTGCCACGGCCGCCGACCGGCGCGAAATCGCGTTTCTGATCGAGAGCAACCACATGCCGCTCGGCATGGTCGGCATTAACTGGCGCGAGGCTGATATCGCCGAGCTCGGCTACTGGCTTGGCGTCGAGCATTGGGGCCAGGGCTTTGGCACCGAGGCCGCGCGCGCGGTGATCGACTATTATTTCGAGGAGTTCGACGTCGACCAGCTCCATGCCGGTGCCCGCGTCAGCAATCCCGGCTCGCGCAACATCCTCGAGAAGTGCGGCTTCCAGTGGACCGGCGTCGAGCTGCACCGCTTCGAGGCGCTGGGCTCGTCGAGCCCGGTCGACCGCTTCCGCCTCTCTCGCGGCGTCTGGTCGTCGCTGAAGAACTGGACCAGCTCGACGCGAAAAGCGCGATAG